From the Chloroflexus aurantiacus J-10-fl genome, one window contains:
- the argS gene encoding arginine--tRNA ligase, with translation MRYALERFISDIQAAIVATGKVPADLIEITTPKPNIPADRTFVTFKAAKALGVDPVRLAADLATAIVPPPDSLIGEVTATGAFLNFTLHPQRLAAAVMAEIETYGDAYGSVADGANRTVVIDYSSPNIAKRMHVGHIRSTIIGQALVHIFRALGYRVIGDNHLGDWGTQFGIILAAMQRYGRPQNEGEAAMAELEALYARYNAEMKDNPPLEDEARRWSLALEQGDPTARELWQWCVDLTMRAAQRNYDRLGVRFDYAYGESFYEAMLPGVIEEALQSGAAFRDVDGAVVAELDKLPRFIVQRSDGGTVYITRDIATIKFRLQEFNPSHIIYVVDARQELHFRQLFAIVRAMGYALDVELIHVPFGVITTPDGQPLSTKKGNMVYLESLLDDAVARARALVDAKSPTLSPEERAQIAEAVGIGAVIYNDLYQDPRRNITLDWDRMLSIEGNSAAYLQYSHARCRSILRRAAEEGMLSTEVDPGLLTHPSEQRLVRHLARLPEAVREAGARYAPFVIADWCYTTAREFGIFFEQCPVLRAETPALRAARLQLVSATANALRNGLALLGIQAPERM, from the coding sequence ATGCGCTACGCGCTCGAACGATTTATTAGCGATATTCAAGCGGCTATTGTCGCCACCGGCAAAGTACCGGCTGATCTGATTGAAATTACGACACCAAAACCAAACATTCCCGCTGATCGCACATTTGTGACCTTCAAAGCGGCAAAGGCACTCGGCGTCGATCCGGTGCGTCTGGCTGCCGATCTGGCAACGGCTATTGTTCCGCCACCCGATTCGCTGATTGGCGAGGTGACGGCTACCGGTGCTTTTCTGAATTTTACGCTCCACCCACAGCGATTGGCCGCAGCCGTGATGGCAGAGATTGAGACATACGGCGATGCCTACGGCTCTGTGGCCGATGGTGCTAACCGGACGGTGGTTATCGACTATTCATCACCCAACATCGCCAAGCGCATGCACGTCGGTCATATCCGCTCAACGATTATCGGGCAGGCGTTAGTGCATATTTTCCGCGCCCTCGGTTATCGCGTGATCGGTGATAATCACCTGGGTGATTGGGGGACGCAGTTTGGTATTATCCTGGCCGCCATGCAGCGCTATGGTCGCCCGCAGAACGAAGGTGAAGCGGCGATGGCCGAACTGGAGGCGCTGTACGCTCGCTACAACGCCGAGATGAAAGATAATCCGCCCCTTGAAGACGAAGCCCGGCGCTGGTCGCTGGCTCTGGAGCAGGGCGATCCAACTGCCCGTGAGCTGTGGCAGTGGTGCGTTGATCTGACGATGCGGGCAGCCCAGCGCAACTATGACCGGCTGGGTGTCCGTTTCGATTACGCCTATGGCGAGAGTTTCTACGAAGCGATGCTGCCTGGGGTGATCGAAGAAGCGCTTCAATCGGGCGCAGCGTTTCGTGATGTTGATGGGGCGGTTGTCGCCGAACTTGATAAGCTGCCCCGGTTTATTGTGCAGCGGAGCGATGGTGGTACTGTCTACATCACCCGTGATATTGCGACGATTAAATTTCGTTTGCAAGAGTTCAATCCCTCTCACATCATTTATGTGGTCGACGCCCGCCAGGAACTGCATTTTCGACAGCTCTTCGCGATTGTGCGGGCAATGGGTTATGCCCTCGATGTTGAATTGATCCATGTCCCATTTGGCGTTATTACCACTCCCGACGGTCAGCCCCTTTCCACCAAGAAAGGGAATATGGTCTACCTCGAATCACTGCTCGACGATGCTGTGGCCCGTGCCCGGGCACTAGTGGATGCAAAAAGCCCAACCCTGTCACCGGAAGAACGGGCACAGATCGCTGAGGCAGTGGGTATTGGGGCAGTGATTTACAACGACCTCTACCAGGACCCTCGCCGCAACATTACGCTCGATTGGGATCGCATGCTATCGATTGAAGGGAATAGTGCCGCGTATCTCCAGTATTCACACGCACGCTGCCGCTCGATTCTGCGCCGTGCCGCCGAAGAGGGTATGCTGAGCACTGAGGTCGATCCAGGGCTGCTCACCCATCCGAGCGAGCAACGTCTGGTTCGCCATCTGGCGCGCCTGCCTGAAGCGGTACGCGAAGCTGGTGCGCGCTACGCTCCCTTCGTGATTGCCGACTGGTGCTACACCACCGCTCGCGAGTTCGGTATCTTCTTCGAGCAGTGCCCGGTGTTGCGGGCTGAAACTCCAGCCTTGCGGGCAGCGCGTCTGCAATTGGTGTCGGCAACCGCCAATGCACTACGGAATGGACTGGCGTTACTGGGTATTCAGGCACCTGAACGGATGTAG
- a CDS encoding glycoside hydrolase family 65 protein, with the protein MWILAEPSFEPTKQHHKETIFTIGNGYLSTRGAFEEGYPNDRRATFIHGVFDDAPIVVTELANAPDWLATQIVLDGEKFSLASGTVLAYRRELDLRTGVLRREVRWQSPQGRAATIIFTRFASLADQHLLALRCEIIPEFDGQVELRSAINGQTDNEGLLHWRPIAQGQLADGTVFLRTRTRKSGIELALTMRVSGSDTATTTFWDVENVPTLQQVYQAQAGVPIVVTKFVGVATSRDDANPLELAHRHLQAATGWDEALAAQQQVWAKEWERCNVEIEGDEEADLAVRFSIFQLLIAAPRHDPRVNIGAKTLSGFGYRGHAFWDTEIFMLPLFIYTAPDIARNLLDYRYLTLPAARAKARAAGYEGAWYAWESADSGEEVTPTWVPDFHDKKKLARVWTGDLAIHISSDVAYAVQQYWQATGDDAWYIERGAEIVLDTAKFCAARAEWLNDRGCYGYTDVIGPDEYHDHVNNNAYTNLLAQWNLRAALETLAWLDQHAPQKAAELRQRLDLTPERLQHWQTVAEKMCVNVSPDGLIEQFDGFFKLKDVNLADYEPRTKSMHEIFGIEGANEYQAIKQPDVLMLQYLLREHYSDSQIRVNYNYYTPRTDHTYGSSLGPPIQAIVACQMGDVAEAYEHFIRAARADLRDVRGNAGDGIHAASAGGVWQAVVFGFGGLRVHPDGSWDIQPRLPQHWQRLTFRFTLRGKTYTVTCYPDGRYTTA; encoded by the coding sequence ATGTGGATACTTGCTGAACCATCATTCGAGCCAACCAAACAACATCACAAAGAGACCATCTTTACCATCGGGAACGGCTATCTTTCGACCCGCGGTGCCTTTGAAGAGGGCTATCCTAACGACCGTCGCGCCACTTTCATCCACGGGGTCTTTGATGATGCGCCGATAGTCGTTACTGAACTCGCCAATGCACCCGACTGGCTGGCTACCCAGATTGTGCTTGACGGTGAGAAGTTCTCGCTGGCTAGCGGTACCGTTCTGGCCTATCGGCGTGAACTTGACTTACGGACGGGGGTGCTGCGCCGTGAAGTGCGCTGGCAATCGCCCCAGGGTCGCGCGGCCACCATCATCTTTACCCGCTTTGCCTCACTGGCCGACCAGCACCTGCTGGCATTGCGCTGCGAGATCATTCCTGAATTTGACGGGCAGGTTGAGCTGCGGAGCGCAATCAACGGTCAAACCGACAACGAAGGGTTGCTGCACTGGCGACCAATTGCCCAGGGTCAGCTCGCCGATGGCACCGTCTTCTTACGCACGCGCACCCGCAAGAGCGGGATTGAGCTGGCGCTGACCATGCGCGTAAGTGGTTCTGACACTGCAACCACCACCTTCTGGGATGTGGAGAATGTGCCAACCCTGCAACAGGTCTATCAGGCGCAGGCCGGTGTCCCCATCGTAGTGACGAAGTTTGTCGGTGTTGCCACGTCGCGCGACGATGCCAACCCCCTGGAGCTGGCGCATCGACACCTTCAGGCCGCAACTGGCTGGGATGAGGCGCTGGCGGCACAGCAGCAGGTCTGGGCCAAAGAATGGGAGCGCTGCAATGTGGAAATCGAGGGCGATGAAGAGGCCGATCTGGCCGTGCGTTTCAGCATATTCCAGCTCCTGATTGCAGCGCCACGTCACGACCCACGGGTCAATATCGGCGCCAAAACCCTCTCTGGGTTTGGCTATCGCGGTCATGCCTTCTGGGATACCGAAATCTTCATGCTCCCGCTCTTCATCTACACTGCACCAGACATTGCCCGTAATTTGCTGGACTATCGTTATCTGACGCTACCGGCTGCCCGCGCTAAAGCCCGCGCTGCCGGCTACGAGGGTGCCTGGTACGCCTGGGAGAGTGCCGACAGCGGCGAAGAGGTAACACCAACCTGGGTGCCGGATTTTCACGACAAAAAGAAACTGGCCCGCGTATGGACTGGCGATCTGGCGATTCACATCTCTTCAGACGTTGCCTACGCGGTTCAACAATACTGGCAGGCCACCGGAGACGATGCGTGGTACATCGAGCGCGGTGCCGAAATCGTTCTCGACACGGCCAAATTCTGCGCTGCTCGTGCTGAATGGCTGAACGACCGCGGCTGCTATGGCTACACCGATGTGATCGGCCCGGACGAATATCACGATCACGTCAACAACAACGCCTATACGAACCTGCTGGCGCAATGGAACCTGCGCGCTGCGCTGGAGACATTGGCCTGGCTTGACCAACACGCACCGCAGAAGGCTGCCGAGCTACGCCAGCGCCTCGATCTTACGCCTGAACGTTTACAGCACTGGCAAACGGTAGCCGAGAAGATGTGTGTAAACGTTTCACCCGACGGCTTGATTGAACAATTCGACGGCTTCTTCAAGCTCAAGGATGTCAATCTGGCCGACTACGAACCACGCACCAAATCAATGCATGAAATCTTCGGCATTGAGGGTGCCAATGAATATCAGGCCATTAAGCAACCGGATGTGTTGATGTTGCAATACTTGCTGCGCGAACACTACAGCGACAGCCAGATTCGGGTCAACTACAACTACTACACACCGCGCACCGATCACACCTACGGCTCATCGCTTGGCCCACCGATCCAGGCCATTGTCGCCTGCCAGATGGGTGATGTTGCCGAAGCCTACGAACACTTCATTCGGGCCGCACGCGCCGATCTACGCGATGTCCGTGGCAACGCCGGCGACGGTATCCACGCCGCGTCGGCGGGTGGTGTCTGGCAAGCGGTGGTCTTTGGCTTTGGCGGCTTGCGCGTGCATCCAGACGGGAGCTGGGACATTCAACCGCGACTTCCCCAACACTGGCAGCGTCTGACCTTCCGCTTTACGCTGCGGGGCAAAACCTATACCGTCACCTGCTACCCCGACGGACGTTACACCACTGCGTAA
- a CDS encoding carbohydrate ABC transporter permease — protein MRSRIDRRKIVEALNGYLFISPWLIIFVIFSLISLGYAVYLSFTEYNLLRPPRWWGIEGYQRVLENELFLTKALPNTFKYVLIVVPIQTFLSLVLAFAMDQNLRFQRFFRTIFYLPSVTSSVVISLIFIWIFAPQGIFNQITGLTVNWLDDPRTAFYVIMGMNIFTTSGTLMLIFLAGLQDIPLAVYEAAEIDGANGLQKFFYITIPMLRPVIFFVVTVGVIGCFQVFDQIYVMTAGGPLDSTTTITYLIYKWAFRDTRIQMGQASALAVILTLIILAVTLLQRRVIEGSGSGAER, from the coding sequence ATGCGTTCGAGAATTGACCGCCGCAAAATTGTGGAAGCCCTAAACGGATACCTCTTCATTTCGCCCTGGTTGATCATTTTCGTCATCTTCAGTCTCATCTCGCTTGGCTACGCGGTCTACCTCTCGTTCACCGAATACAATCTGCTCCGACCGCCGCGCTGGTGGGGAATAGAGGGTTATCAGCGGGTGCTGGAAAACGAACTCTTTTTGACCAAAGCACTACCCAACACCTTCAAATATGTGCTGATTGTAGTGCCAATCCAGACCTTTCTCAGTCTGGTACTGGCCTTCGCGATGGATCAAAACCTGCGCTTTCAACGCTTTTTCCGAACTATTTTTTACCTGCCATCGGTCACTTCGTCGGTCGTGATTTCACTCATCTTCATCTGGATTTTCGCGCCACAGGGTATCTTTAACCAGATTACCGGCCTGACGGTCAACTGGCTTGACGATCCGCGTACCGCGTTTTACGTGATTATGGGCATGAATATCTTTACCACCAGCGGTACCTTAATGCTGATCTTCCTGGCCGGTCTACAGGATATTCCGCTGGCAGTCTACGAGGCAGCCGAGATTGATGGTGCCAATGGGTTGCAGAAGTTTTTCTACATTACTATCCCGATGTTGCGTCCGGTGATCTTCTTCGTGGTGACCGTTGGGGTTATCGGCTGCTTCCAGGTCTTCGACCAGATTTATGTTATGACCGCCGGTGGGCCACTGGATAGCACCACCACCATTACCTACCTGATCTACAAGTGGGCATTCCGCGACACGCGCATCCAGATGGGGCAAGCCTCGGCGCTGGCAGTGATTTTGACCCTGATTATCCTGGCCGTCACCCTCTTGCAGCGCCGGGTGATCGAGGGTAGCGGCAGCGGTGCTGAACGTTAG
- a CDS encoding carbohydrate ABC transporter permease, with protein MAVTTRSQPQAYEQTVFFDRLRKYLFFAMLAFWAALSIAPLYFTLVFSFKPVANAYTPPIWLPIPFTLENYQTILGTFELFPRWVWNSVFISVIVTAFRVLFCAMAGYAFARIEFPLKNFWFNLLLISMMMPGVVTLIPSFLIIGPGLIRGGLELGDLRIPTGFGLIDNPWGVILPGVADAFGVFMMTQFYKSFPKELEEAAMMDGSGRWGTFFRIVLPISQTQLITLALLTFQGAWNNFMWPLLVLRSPEQFTLPIGLQWFRGEYYTLYSVILAGSIFNTLPILIIFFVFQQYFVRSIAATGSKEG; from the coding sequence ATGGCAGTAACCACCCGTTCCCAACCCCAGGCCTACGAGCAGACTGTCTTCTTTGACCGGCTGCGCAAATATCTCTTCTTCGCGATGCTGGCCTTTTGGGCTGCGCTCTCTATTGCACCGCTCTACTTCACGCTGGTCTTCTCTTTCAAGCCGGTCGCTAATGCCTACACGCCACCCATCTGGTTGCCGATACCGTTTACGCTGGAAAACTATCAGACCATTCTCGGCACCTTTGAACTTTTCCCGCGTTGGGTATGGAATAGTGTTTTTATCTCGGTCATCGTCACCGCTTTCCGTGTGCTCTTTTGCGCGATGGCCGGTTACGCCTTTGCCCGCATTGAATTCCCGCTCAAGAACTTCTGGTTCAATCTGCTCTTGATTTCGATGATGATGCCCGGCGTGGTCACCCTCATTCCATCATTCCTGATCATTGGGCCGGGCCTGATCCGTGGTGGTCTGGAGCTGGGCGATCTCCGTATTCCCACTGGCTTCGGTCTGATCGATAATCCGTGGGGTGTGATCCTACCCGGCGTTGCCGATGCATTCGGCGTCTTTATGATGACTCAGTTCTACAAATCGTTCCCCAAAGAGCTGGAAGAAGCCGCGATGATGGACGGTTCGGGGCGCTGGGGAACATTCTTCCGCATCGTATTGCCTATCAGCCAGACTCAGTTGATTACGCTCGCCCTATTGACATTTCAGGGAGCGTGGAATAACTTCATGTGGCCGCTGCTGGTCTTGCGCTCGCCAGAGCAATTCACTCTGCCGATTGGCTTGCAGTGGTTCCGCGGCGAATATTACACGCTCTACTCGGTCATTCTGGCCGGCTCAATTTTCAACACACTGCCGATCCTGATCATCTTCTTCGTCTTCCAACAATATTTTGTGCGCAGTATCGCTGCCACCGGTTCAAAGGAGGGTTAA
- a CDS encoding LacI family DNA-binding transcriptional regulator, translating into MTASKVTLKDVAARAGVSYQTVSKVLNGDMQVAPETMERIQAAVQELGYRPNRIARNMRAGRSFMIGYSWTQTEPGQVNHILDQFLSSMVREASAVGYYVLPFPFSEGKSQIDSYRDLIRSGNVDGFVLSSVNYHDPRIQYLLKQKFPFVAFGRSNPEWDFAWVDIDGAAGTRQAIEYLIGRGHRRIAILAWPEESRVGNDRLQGYLDAMRAAEIDIEPGYLLRGEGTFEVGRAMTLHLLELPPERRPTAIMALNDTMAIGAMAAARECGLEIGTDLAIIGFDDAPMVQYLFPPLTSVRQPIAEAGHKCVELLVSLVEGRPIEQHHILLSPSLIIRASA; encoded by the coding sequence ATGACAGCCTCGAAAGTCACGCTCAAAGATGTAGCGGCGCGCGCCGGTGTCAGTTATCAAACTGTGTCTAAGGTGCTGAACGGCGATATGCAGGTCGCGCCCGAAACGATGGAGCGGATTCAGGCGGCAGTTCAGGAATTAGGCTATCGGCCAAACCGCATTGCGCGCAACATGCGCGCCGGGCGTAGCTTTATGATTGGGTATTCGTGGACGCAAACCGAACCCGGTCAGGTCAACCACATTCTTGACCAGTTTCTGAGCAGTATGGTGCGTGAAGCGAGTGCGGTTGGCTATTACGTTTTGCCATTTCCATTTTCCGAAGGTAAATCGCAGATTGACTCGTACCGCGATTTGATCCGAAGCGGCAATGTAGACGGATTTGTTCTTTCGAGTGTGAATTATCACGATCCGCGGATTCAATATTTACTGAAACAAAAATTTCCCTTCGTCGCCTTCGGTCGCTCTAACCCGGAGTGGGATTTTGCCTGGGTAGATATTGACGGCGCTGCCGGGACGCGACAGGCTATCGAGTATCTGATCGGGCGTGGTCATCGGCGCATTGCTATCCTGGCCTGGCCGGAAGAATCACGGGTCGGTAATGACCGGTTGCAGGGATACCTTGACGCTATGCGCGCCGCAGAGATTGATATCGAACCAGGCTATCTGTTACGGGGGGAAGGAACGTTCGAGGTTGGACGGGCAATGACCCTGCATCTGCTAGAGTTGCCACCCGAACGACGACCGACGGCAATTATGGCGCTTAACGACACGATGGCAATTGGGGCAATGGCCGCAGCCCGTGAATGCGGTCTGGAGATTGGCACCGACCTGGCGATTATCGGTTTTGACGATGCACCTATGGTGCAATACCTGTTTCCTCCGCTCACCAGTGTGCGCCAACCGATTGCCGAGGCCGGTCATAAATGCGTTGAGCTGCTGGTATCACTAGTAGAAGGACGCCCAATCGAGCAACATCACATCTTACTATCACCATCCCTGATCATCCGCGCTTCTGCCTGA
- the pgmB gene encoding beta-phosphoglucomutase, with protein sequence MTIQGFIFDLDGVLTDTAEYHYRAWKRLADELGIPFTREENEALRGIPRRESLLLLLKGRTYPEAVLSELMDRKNGYYLEFIRELSPRDVLPGARELLQEIRAAGLKTALGSASKNAREVIERLGIAELFDAVADGYSVTRQKPAPDLFLHAAALLNLPPSACVVVEDAEAGVEAALAGGFYVVGIGPQERVGRAHIVLPSLAEARLSDLCQQLLHYAAD encoded by the coding sequence ATGACAATTCAAGGGTTCATCTTCGATCTCGATGGTGTACTCACCGATACCGCTGAATACCATTATCGGGCCTGGAAGCGGCTGGCCGACGAACTTGGCATTCCGTTCACGCGCGAGGAGAACGAAGCGCTGCGTGGCATCCCCCGCCGCGAGTCGCTGCTCCTTCTGCTCAAGGGGCGCACCTACCCAGAAGCGGTACTCAGCGAACTTATGGATCGCAAGAACGGCTACTATCTTGAGTTTATTCGCGAACTATCACCACGCGATGTGTTACCGGGCGCACGCGAACTGTTGCAAGAGATTCGGGCTGCCGGGTTGAAGACAGCACTCGGCTCGGCGAGCAAAAATGCGCGTGAGGTGATAGAGCGGCTGGGCATCGCCGAATTGTTCGATGCCGTTGCCGATGGCTATAGTGTCACCCGCCAGAAACCGGCGCCTGATCTCTTCCTTCACGCCGCCGCACTCCTCAACCTGCCGCCATCTGCGTGTGTGGTTGTAGAGGATGCTGAAGCCGGCGTAGAAGCAGCGCTGGCGGGTGGATTTTACGTGGTGGGAATTGGGCCTCAGGAACGGGTAGGGCGCGCGCACATCGTGCTTCCGAGTCTGGCGGAGGCGCGATTGAGTGATCTGTGTCAGCAACTACTGCACTATGCAGCGGACTGA
- a CDS encoding ABC transporter substrate-binding protein, with amino-acid sequence MHRLIKFLIILTVLALGLSACGQTTTQQPTPEPQTVRETVTVRETVTVRETVVVPAEKIEVRVSGWASSPAETAQLESLLYRFSVENPDILVKYEPITGDYKQVLLTSIASGTEPDIFYVDIFWWLELAANDALLPLDDLMASSGVSRDDFIPSLIDAFTYEGKTYGIPKDFNTLGMFYNKDLFDKAGLAYPTDDWTWDDLREAAAALTDLSDPNRPIYGFCTPPDPGRFPVFVFQNGGMVMNSDYSDTMLDSEPAVKAAEFYTSFRTQNIGALPSDLGEGWQGTLFGKGQCAMVYEGGWLIPYLRDQFPNTKYGVVMPPAGPGGEGNLIFTVAWGVSANTKNPDAAWKVVNFLTSEASQKTVLESGFALPSRQSLQNSDYLKNNPNSAAIFNGSFFGARPFFWGAAGSDVNDQMSKALERIFKENQPVPDAMKQAADAIREALR; translated from the coding sequence ATGCATCGTCTGATCAAATTCCTCATCATTCTGACCGTGCTGGCATTGGGGTTGAGTGCCTGTGGTCAGACCACTACCCAGCAACCAACACCGGAGCCGCAAACCGTCCGCGAGACGGTGACAGTGCGTGAGACGGTGACAGTGCGCGAAACGGTCGTTGTCCCGGCAGAAAAGATCGAGGTGCGAGTGTCGGGGTGGGCTTCCAGCCCGGCTGAAACTGCCCAGCTTGAGTCGCTACTCTATCGCTTCTCGGTTGAAAATCCAGATATCCTTGTGAAGTACGAGCCAATCACCGGCGATTACAAGCAGGTATTGCTGACCTCGATTGCGTCCGGCACCGAACCAGACATCTTCTACGTCGATATCTTCTGGTGGCTGGAACTGGCTGCAAATGATGCCCTCTTACCACTCGATGACTTGATGGCAAGCAGTGGCGTCTCACGCGACGATTTCATCCCTTCACTGATCGATGCGTTCACCTACGAGGGTAAGACCTACGGCATTCCGAAGGACTTCAACACCCTTGGTATGTTCTACAACAAGGACCTCTTCGACAAAGCCGGTCTTGCCTATCCGACCGATGACTGGACATGGGACGATCTGCGTGAGGCAGCGGCAGCACTCACCGATTTGAGTGATCCGAACCGTCCAATTTATGGCTTCTGCACGCCACCCGATCCAGGTCGGTTCCCGGTCTTCGTCTTCCAGAACGGTGGCATGGTCATGAACAGTGACTACAGCGACACCATGCTCGACAGCGAGCCAGCGGTGAAGGCAGCCGAATTCTACACCTCGTTCCGCACGCAGAACATTGGTGCGCTGCCCTCGGATCTGGGTGAAGGCTGGCAGGGCACACTCTTTGGCAAGGGTCAGTGCGCCATGGTCTACGAAGGTGGCTGGCTGATCCCGTACCTGCGCGATCAGTTCCCCAACACCAAGTATGGCGTGGTCATGCCACCCGCCGGCCCTGGTGGTGAAGGCAATCTGATCTTCACCGTCGCCTGGGGTGTCTCGGCCAACACCAAGAACCCCGATGCAGCCTGGAAGGTGGTGAACTTCCTGACCAGCGAGGCCAGCCAGAAGACGGTGCTCGAAAGCGGGTTTGCGCTGCCGTCACGGCAATCGTTGCAGAATAGCGACTACCTGAAGAACAATCCCAACTCGGCTGCTATCTTCAACGGTTCGTTCTTCGGTGCACGACCCTTCTTCTGGGGTGCGGCTGGTTCAGATGTGAATGACCAGATGTCGAAGGCGCTGGAGCGCATCTTCAAGGAAAATCAGCCCGTTCCAGATGCAATGAAACAGGCGGCGGATGCGATCCGAGAAGCATTGCGGTAA